A segment of the Juglans regia cultivar Chandler chromosome 15, Walnut 2.0, whole genome shotgun sequence genome:
ACTTTTTTGTGAAGATGTCGGCAACCTGTAGGTGAGAGAGCACATATTGCGTGTGAAGTTTGCCAGCAACAACAAATTCCTGAAGGAAATGATTGTCTAATTCAACATACTAGGCCCACTTGTGAGAAAATGGGCTgagctaaaaaaaaatagcacttTTGTTATTGCATAAGGAAGAGGCCGTTGTGGAATGGGAACTTGGAGGTCACGAAGGAGATGCATAAGCCAAAGAAGTTCGACTGCAGTGTGCGCAAGAGCATGATATTCAGATTCACAGTTGGAACGAGATACGGTAGGTTGCTTCTTAGCActccaagaaaccaaattgTCGCTAAGATAAATAGAGTAGCCAGAGGTAGAACGACGAGTGTTGAAACAACCTGCCCAGTTAGCATCAGAGTAAGCAACTAGAGCACCAGGAGTAGCAAATGGGCGAAATGTAAGGCCAAAATGGAGGTTGCCCTTGACATAACAAAAAATACGCTCAATAACAAGAAAATGATCTTCAGTTGGAGCATGCAGAAATTGGCTGACAGAGTTGACAGCATGAGCAATGTCGAGGCACGTGATGGTCAAGTATTGGAGTGCGCCAACAATAGACCTGTAAAGAGTGGAATCCGAAAATAGAGGAACATCAGCAGACAAGTGCTGGGAAACAACCATGGGAGTATGGACATGTTTGCTGTCAAGTAACTGAGCTCGGGTAAGAATATCTCATGCATATTTCAGCTGACTGATAAAAAAACCATATGCAGTTGGCGAAGCTTCAAGGCCAAGAAAGTAACTGAGAGGACCCAAATCCTTAGTAGAGATCTCAG
Coding sequences within it:
- the LOC108979548 gene encoding uncharacterized mitochondrial protein AtMg00810-like — protein: MVVSQHLSADVPLFSDSTLYRSIVGALQYLTITCLDIAHAVNSVSQFLHAPTEDHFLVIERIFCYVKGNLHFGLTFRPFATPGALVAYSDANWAGCFNTRRSTSGYSIYLSDNLVSWSAKKQPTVSRSNCESEYHALAHTAVELLWLMHLLRDLQVPIPQRPLPYAITKVLFFFSSAHFLTSGPSMLN